The following coding sequences are from one Ornithodoros turicata isolate Travis chromosome 1, ASM3712646v1, whole genome shotgun sequence window:
- the LOC135388138 gene encoding uncharacterized protein LOC135388138: MNLLNVTQEPWFPKFLILHSEDQNCPLEKISPFVTAKALEQLIGKSYEAKKLRTGDIQVLVQTKQQSAALQSLKKIGDAAVSVTAHRTLNIVKGVISVDELLPCSDTEIEEGLQDQGVVLAKRIVMRREGKEIPTKHVVLSFQLHTLPSSLKAGYINCQVRAYVPSPRRCFKCQHFGHSSQTCRGHATCPKCAEKDHTPEPCQSNVKCVNCRGEHPVYSRSCPRFQEEKQILKIKTEQNITYKAAKTQLEFQKKGTFSEVVRRGVAPLGVSVETQTPGPPLHTPQRKERATEVSSQAGQTASPNGTATTSSEVAGSPSVWDEITSYPSQAITMEVDDDDRSSQKSSSSLPAGSSQGKDKREKSGGRGRGKHKEQQKIPPPRIQAP, from the coding sequence ATGAATCTTCTTAATGTGACTCAAGAACCCTGGTTCCCAAAGTTTCTTATCCTACACTCAGAAGACCAGAACTGCCCACTCGAAAAGATATCTCCCTTTGTGACTGCAAAGGCTCTAGAACAGTTAATAGGGAAATCCTATGAGGCCAAAAAGCTAAGAACAGGTGACATTCAGGTTCTAGTTCAGACAAAACAACAGAGCGCAGCCCTCCAATCActaaagaaaattggcgatgcaGCTGTATCTGTCACAGCACATCGCACTCTGAACATTGTAAAAGGTGTGATTTCTGTCGATGAATTGCTCCCATGCTCAGATACCGAAATAGAAGAAGGCTTACAAGATCAGGGAGTCGTGCTCGCAAAAAGAATTGTAATGCGCAGGGAAGGCAAGGAAATACCAACTAAGCATGTAGTCCTGTCCTTTCAGCTCCATACACTTCCTTCTTCCTTGAAGGCAGGATACATCAACTGTCAAGTAAGAGCATATGTTCCTAGCCCGAGGCGCTGCTTTAAATGCCAACACTTTGGACACAGCTCGCAGACCTGCAGGGGACATGCAACATGCCCAAAATGCGCTGAGAAAGACCACACACCAGAGCCTTGCCAAAGTAACGTAAAATGTGTAAACTGTCGTGGCGAGCACCCCGTCTACTCCAGGTCGTGCCCCCGAtttcaagaagaaaaacaaatattAAAAATAAAGACAGAGCAAAACATCACATACAAAGCAGCTAAGACACAACTGGAATTTCAGAAAAAAGGCACTTtttccgaagtggtgcgcaggggagtggcaccactcggAGTATCTGTGGAGACCCAGACTCCTGgacctccactccacactcctcAAAGAAAAGAGAGGGCCACGGAAGTGTCCTCTCAGGCTGGCCAAACTGCCAGCCCAAACGGGACGGCAACAACCTCATCAGAGGTTGCTGGCTCCCCTTCTGTTTGGGACGAGATTACAAGCTATCCGTCCCAAGCCATAACAATGGAAGTTGACGACGACGACCGCTCATCACAGAAGTCGTCGTCGAGTCTTCCAGCTGGTTCTTCTCAGGGGAAGGACAAGCGGGAGAAGTCAGGTGGTAGAGGTAGAGGAAAGCATAAGGAGCAGCAGAAAATACCCCCACCAAGAATACAGGCTCCATAA